A window of the Pyrodictium abyssi genome harbors these coding sequences:
- a CDS encoding transketolase, which translates to MSEKLHEISLRARQRIIRMGVVEKSVHVGASLSVLDILVTLYFGRGLRKTGSRPTERDWLILSKGHAVPALYAVLAEMGLISEEKLDSIRAIDGLEGHPDFTTEGVDVSTGSLGQGLSIAAGIAYAMRLDGTEDRHKVYVILGDGELDEGQVWEAAATVTHLGLRSVVAIVDVNGFQLDGPVEAIKTKGDLVLRWRSLGWSVIEVDGHDYEMLLSALGAADQEKRPTVILAYTRRGKGLGFLEASGGQHIDRKHAERFAE; encoded by the coding sequence CTGAGCGAGAAGCTCCATGAGATATCTCTCCGCGCCCGTCAGCGCATTATACGCATGGGCGTGGTGGAGAAAAGCGTACACGTAGGCGCGTCGCTCAGCGTGCTCGACATCCTAGTGACGCTGTACTTCGGCAGAGGCTTGAGGAAGACTGGCAGCAGGCCGACGGAGCGCGACTGGCTGATACTGAGCAAGGGCCACGCTGTTCCCGCGCTCTACGCTGTTCTAGCCGAGATGGGGCTCATATCAGAGGAGAAACTGGACTCGATAAGGGCTATCGACGGGCTTGAGGGGCATCCAGACTTCACGACCGAGGGCGTAGACGTGTCTACCGGCAGCCTCGGCCAGGGCCTGAGCATCGCAGCCGGTATAGCATACGCTATGAGGCTCGATGGCACCGAGGACCGGCACAAGGTCTACGTGATACTGGGTGACGGCGAGCTAGACGAGGGCCAGGTATGGGAGGCCGCTGCTACTGTGACGCACCTGGGCCTCCGCAGCGTAGTAGCAATAGTGGACGTTAACGGGTTCCAGCTCGACGGTCCGGTGGAGGCTATCAAGACTAAGGGCGATCTCGTTCTCCGCTGGCGTAGCCTCGGCTGGAGCGTGATAGAGGTAGACGGCCACGACTACGAGATGCTCCTCTCCGCGCTGGGGGCTGCTGACCAGGAGAAGAGGCCGACGGTTATACTCGCCTACACGCGTAGGGGCAAGGGTCTAGGCTTCCTAGAAGCGAGTGGGGGCCAGCACATTGACCGTAAGCATGCAGAGCGGTTTGCCGAGTGA
- a CDS encoding transketolase family protein, producing MPSELRGVTRIRDAVGKALLFLGDADPDVVVLTADVARSTRTSWFAEKFPERFVNIGISEQDMVGFAAGLALAGKKPYAAAFAMFMMRAWEQIRNSIDRMNLDVKLLATHSGFSDHGDGASHQSLEDIALMRVLHNMAVVVPADPPQAYKALLRVHEEVRGPVYFRIGRDYSPQVTDPGAEYRFGELELLRDGSDVALVSAGPILSQVVEAAELLRREGVDAAVANMHTVKPLDEHGLEKLARRTGLVIVVEEHFPRGGLFGAVAEALAQRYPVPIHPVAAKGYGHSARSVLDLYREHGLLAQSIASRVLEILARG from the coding sequence TTGCCGAGTGAGCTCCGGGGTGTAACCCGGATACGCGACGCTGTAGGCAAGGCGCTGCTGTTCCTCGGCGACGCCGACCCGGACGTGGTAGTGCTGACCGCGGACGTTGCTAGGAGTACTAGGACCTCGTGGTTCGCCGAGAAGTTCCCCGAGAGGTTCGTCAACATAGGGATATCGGAGCAGGACATGGTGGGGTTTGCCGCCGGGCTCGCGCTAGCCGGGAAGAAGCCCTACGCAGCGGCCTTCGCCATGTTCATGATGAGGGCCTGGGAGCAGATACGGAACAGCATTGACAGAATGAACCTCGACGTGAAGCTGCTGGCCACCCATAGCGGGTTCAGCGACCACGGCGACGGCGCTAGCCACCAGAGCCTCGAGGACATAGCACTGATGCGCGTACTCCACAACATGGCTGTAGTGGTCCCGGCCGACCCGCCGCAGGCCTACAAGGCCCTGCTGAGGGTACACGAGGAGGTAAGGGGCCCAGTATACTTCAGGATAGGCCGCGACTACTCGCCCCAAGTGACCGACCCCGGCGCCGAGTACCGGTTCGGCGAGCTAGAGCTGCTTAGGGACGGCAGCGACGTCGCGCTCGTCTCAGCCGGGCCCATACTGTCGCAGGTGGTGGAGGCTGCTGAGCTGCTCCGCCGCGAGGGCGTAGACGCCGCTGTAGCCAACATGCACACAGTGAAGCCGCTGGATGAGCATGGCCTCGAGAAGCTCGCTAGGCGCACCGGGCTAGTGATCGTGGTCGAGGAGCACTTCCCCCGGGGCGGTTTATTCGGCGCCGTGGCCGAGGCGCTCGCCCAGCGTTACCCCGTACCCATCCACCCGGTAGCTGCCAAGGGCTATGGGCATAGCGCGCGTAGCGTGCTCGACCTCTACCGGGAGCACGGGCTCCTAGCCCAGTCGATAGCCTCCCGTGTCCTCGAGATACTGGCCAGGGGGTGA
- a CDS encoding prephenate dehydrogenase/arogenate dehydrogenase family protein, with the protein MTGGDAAEALRSSLLRIDRSLVSLIAARLNIADVLGGVKRSEGMPVYDRARELTVASLLADEARSLGVPDSLIKEIYFMLARESRCRQLYCPEALRVAFYGYGRMARMLAGMMSHGGCWVAITGRNPEKAQEAARAVGARYMEPRRAIDWADMLVYAVPSTAVPELLREHLPMLRESMLVADIASVKTPLVEKIALLLGEGSPEYVSLHPLFGPLSCPAGENVAVVPVRLEGWRPRLEKLFTGLGLNPVYVTAEEHDRVMAVNQVLHHLVYDLYREAARILHEKLEIDPGRSKELVTWSLKKTENIAARLEQLHSVVEEIRRENPYTEEVFKALSQALQRLAEAQAGDS; encoded by the coding sequence TTGACCGGCGGGGATGCAGCCGAGGCGTTACGCTCGAGCCTACTCCGGATAGACCGCTCCCTAGTCAGCCTGATAGCAGCACGGCTCAACATAGCCGACGTCCTCGGCGGGGTGAAGCGGAGCGAGGGTATGCCGGTCTACGATAGGGCGCGCGAATTGACCGTCGCCAGCCTGCTCGCCGATGAGGCTCGGAGCCTAGGCGTGCCAGACAGCCTCATCAAGGAGATATACTTCATGCTGGCCAGGGAGTCGAGGTGCCGCCAGCTCTACTGCCCTGAGGCGCTAAGGGTAGCCTTCTACGGCTACGGCCGTATGGCCCGGATGCTGGCAGGCATGATGTCCCATGGCGGCTGCTGGGTGGCCATAACCGGGAGGAACCCTGAGAAGGCCCAGGAGGCTGCACGAGCCGTAGGAGCCCGGTACATGGAGCCCAGGAGGGCCATCGACTGGGCCGACATGCTGGTCTACGCTGTGCCGAGCACCGCCGTGCCAGAGCTGCTTAGGGAGCACCTGCCAATGCTCCGTGAGAGCATGTTAGTAGCCGACATAGCCTCGGTGAAGACCCCCCTCGTCGAGAAGATAGCGCTACTCCTCGGAGAGGGCTCGCCGGAGTATGTGAGCCTCCACCCGCTCTTCGGCCCCCTAAGCTGCCCAGCCGGCGAGAACGTGGCCGTAGTGCCGGTCAGGCTCGAGGGGTGGCGCCCGAGGCTAGAGAAGCTCTTCACGGGCCTTGGGCTCAACCCGGTATACGTGACCGCTGAGGAGCACGACCGCGTAATGGCTGTCAACCAGGTACTACACCACCTAGTATACGACCTCTACCGGGAGGCTGCTAGGATACTCCACGAGAAGCTGGAGATAGACCCGGGGCGCTCGAAGGAGCTCGTAACCTGGAGCCTCAAGAAGACAGAGAACATAGCCGCCCGGCTCGAGCAGCTCCACAGCGTGGTCGAGGAGATACGCCGGGAGAACCCCTACACGGAGGAAGTATTCAAGGCCCTCAGCCAGGCCCTTCAGCGACTCGCTGAGGCCCAGGCGGGCGACTCCTAA
- the aroC gene encoding chorismate synthase — MPLGTVLRLTIFGESHGCCIGAVLEGVPPGVPVSPEEIDRELELRRPGRRLTTPRREEDRVEILSGVHMGYTTGAPLAMLIRNRDVDSSFYEQVVRYRPRPGHADLTARLRSMGFNDYRGGGPFSGRLTAALVAAGTVAKKIAGMHGIQFYAYLRALGPAECPEPRGLAGGEQLQRLREERNKSPVFCHDEAASREMEQALIEAMKKGDSLGGLVELWILGAPPGLGEPPFDTLDGDLAKAFFAIPGVKGVEFGTGMAVARMRGSEATDDLVLGPDAAPTPVPGHGGGILGGIAAGAPIVARVAFKPTSTIRLPKKTIDWRGLEEAEITGRGRHDPAIAVRAVPVVEAAAALVVADHLLRWLPWRLEHYHRLERGLGGPAG; from the coding sequence ATGCCGCTGGGCACTGTGCTGCGGCTCACCATATTCGGGGAGAGCCACGGCTGCTGCATAGGCGCTGTGCTAGAGGGCGTGCCGCCCGGTGTACCGGTCTCGCCGGAGGAGATAGACAGGGAGCTTGAGCTACGGCGGCCGGGCCGCCGGCTCACCACGCCACGCCGCGAGGAGGACCGCGTAGAGATACTCTCCGGCGTCCACATGGGCTACACCACGGGCGCGCCCCTAGCCATGCTAATACGCAACCGCGACGTGGACAGCAGCTTCTACGAGCAGGTGGTCCGCTATAGGCCGCGCCCCGGCCACGCCGACCTCACGGCAAGGCTCCGGAGCATGGGGTTCAACGACTACCGCGGCGGCGGCCCCTTCTCCGGCCGGCTCACAGCAGCACTAGTAGCCGCGGGCACGGTGGCTAAGAAGATAGCCGGTATGCACGGCATACAGTTCTATGCGTACCTCAGGGCGCTCGGCCCAGCCGAGTGCCCGGAGCCCCGGGGCCTCGCCGGCGGCGAGCAGCTCCAGAGGCTGCGCGAGGAGAGAAACAAGAGCCCAGTATTCTGCCACGACGAGGCCGCCTCCCGGGAGATGGAGCAAGCACTAATAGAGGCTATGAAGAAGGGCGACAGCCTCGGAGGCCTAGTAGAGCTCTGGATACTAGGCGCCCCGCCCGGCCTCGGCGAGCCGCCCTTCGACACCCTGGACGGCGACCTAGCAAAAGCGTTCTTCGCGATACCCGGCGTGAAGGGCGTAGAATTCGGCACCGGTATGGCCGTGGCACGTATGAGGGGCTCAGAGGCCACAGACGACCTGGTACTAGGCCCAGATGCGGCGCCCACACCGGTCCCGGGCCACGGCGGCGGAATACTCGGCGGGATAGCAGCCGGGGCGCCCATAGTAGCCCGTGTAGCCTTCAAGCCGACCTCGACGATAAGGCTGCCAAAGAAGACGATAGACTGGCGGGGACTAGAAGAAGCCGAGATAACCGGCAGAGGCCGCCACGACCCAGCAATAGCTGTCAGAGCAGTACCCGTCGTCGAGGCTGCGGCAGCCCTCGTTGTGGCAGACCACTTGCTACGCTGGCTCCCGTGGAGGCTTGAGCACTACCATCGCCTGGAGAGGGGCCTTGGAGGCCCGGCTGGCTAG
- the aroA gene encoding 3-phosphoshikimate 1-carboxyvinyltransferase, with protein sequence MQEAWLPRRVEVAPSRLDGSVEAPPSKSYTHRALLAGLLAAGRSVVENPLWSNDTRATLAAVKQLGASVEGDGALELASPGAGALEWTPCIDAAESGTTMRLVTGVAALLDKPVLVYGRGRLHKRPVRPLLEALARLGVEYLLSGGCCPPHAVKGPARSGSTRVDARESSQYLSALLVLGAGLPQGLEVAVEGLESRPYVDITVRVLEAFGASVERDGYSWFRVEGPLRPSRYRVPGDWSSAAPLLAAGALAGRAVVRGVDPGDPQPDRAVLDVLREMGARIRVSGQSVAAEAPSGGLQGFSVCIRDSPDLAPTLAALAAAACGRSRICCVERLRLKESDRAEAVMDLLRRSRVDARLLEAPGEGLCIEVVGRCGRLPGGVAYSSHGDHRIAMAAALLGLVSEKPVVVEPADVVAKSYPGFWEALRALGAEIREAGSNTAR encoded by the coding sequence ATGCAGGAGGCGTGGCTGCCCAGGAGGGTCGAGGTGGCGCCCTCCCGGCTCGATGGCAGCGTGGAGGCGCCGCCCTCGAAGAGCTACACCCACCGGGCGCTCCTCGCCGGGCTCCTAGCGGCGGGAAGGTCTGTGGTAGAGAACCCGCTCTGGAGCAACGACACTCGGGCCACGCTCGCAGCCGTCAAGCAGCTAGGCGCCAGCGTAGAGGGGGACGGGGCCCTGGAGCTGGCTTCGCCGGGAGCAGGAGCGCTGGAGTGGACCCCTTGCATAGACGCGGCCGAGTCGGGGACTACGATGAGGCTTGTGACGGGCGTGGCGGCGCTCCTCGATAAGCCGGTCCTCGTGTACGGGAGGGGCAGGCTCCACAAGAGGCCGGTGAGGCCCCTCCTCGAGGCCCTAGCCAGGCTGGGCGTCGAGTACTTGCTCTCCGGTGGCTGTTGCCCGCCGCACGCGGTGAAGGGGCCGGCACGCAGCGGCTCTACGCGCGTAGACGCGAGGGAGAGCAGCCAGTACCTTTCGGCCCTCCTAGTCCTGGGCGCGGGGCTCCCCCAAGGCCTAGAGGTGGCCGTTGAGGGGCTCGAGTCCCGGCCCTACGTGGACATCACGGTCCGGGTCCTCGAGGCGTTCGGGGCCAGTGTGGAGAGGGACGGCTACAGCTGGTTCCGGGTCGAGGGGCCGCTCCGGCCCTCTAGGTACAGGGTCCCGGGAGACTGGAGCAGCGCTGCCCCGCTTCTCGCGGCGGGGGCGCTGGCCGGCCGGGCCGTGGTCCGGGGCGTTGACCCCGGCGACCCGCAGCCGGACCGCGCGGTGCTCGACGTGCTCCGGGAGATGGGGGCCCGGATCCGGGTCAGCGGCCAGAGCGTCGCAGCCGAGGCGCCCAGCGGGGGGCTTCAGGGCTTCAGCGTCTGTATCCGCGACTCCCCGGACCTGGCGCCGACCCTCGCGGCTCTCGCGGCGGCTGCCTGCGGCCGCTCCCGGATATGCTGCGTGGAGAGGCTACGGCTCAAGGAGAGCGACCGTGCCGAGGCGGTTATGGACCTGCTTCGCCGCTCCCGCGTAGACGCGAGGCTGCTGGAGGCGCCCGGCGAGGGGCTCTGCATAGAGGTTGTCGGGCGCTGTGGCAGGCTCCCCGGCGGCGTAGCCTACAGTAGCCACGGCGACCACAGGATAGCGATGGCTGCTGCTCTGCTGGGCCTCGTCTCCGAGAAGCCCGTCGTAGTAGAGCCAGCCGACGTGGTGGCCAAGTCCTACCCCGGGTTCTGGGAGGCGCTTAGAGCCCTGGGCGCCGAGATAAGGGAGGCCGGAAGCAACACAGCCCGGTAG
- a CDS encoding shikimate kinase, translating into MAAQQREKGRAHGALGIVNAIGSGGYGAAAALDLGVEVEVWRCSRPAGYTVTRGQRVDIDPAILDAVAETAGSFLGRSVGPVCARGSSEVPLEAGLKGSSALVNALLEAVLGLHGVSLGVEELARLGVEAARRAGLTVTGALDDHLAVSGCGAYATDNKRQAIVAREPSLGGYAVIAVPGRRSIRGIDPGAFRRYERLYAAAWRLVLAGDWHAAATVNGVATAMATDDEPRRLLVLLAEDGVEAVGVSGKGPAVYTITSSTDTVPRIRAALEKAVGAPTLVSKLLPCTQAPR; encoded by the coding sequence GTGGCGGCGCAGCAGCGTGAGAAGGGAAGAGCACACGGAGCCCTAGGGATAGTCAACGCTATCGGCAGCGGAGGCTACGGAGCCGCTGCAGCACTCGACCTCGGCGTAGAGGTGGAGGTGTGGAGGTGTAGCCGCCCAGCCGGCTACACGGTGACCCGGGGCCAGCGTGTCGACATAGACCCGGCAATACTCGACGCGGTCGCGGAGACCGCGGGCAGCTTCCTCGGGCGCAGCGTCGGCCCCGTATGCGCGAGAGGCTCCTCGGAGGTGCCCCTCGAAGCCGGGCTTAAGGGGAGTAGCGCGCTAGTCAACGCGCTGCTAGAGGCTGTGCTAGGCCTCCACGGCGTCTCCCTCGGCGTAGAGGAGCTGGCCCGGCTCGGCGTAGAGGCGGCGCGGCGCGCCGGGCTCACCGTCACCGGTGCTCTGGACGACCACTTGGCCGTGAGCGGGTGCGGCGCGTACGCCACAGACAACAAACGCCAAGCCATAGTGGCGCGCGAGCCCAGCCTAGGCGGCTACGCCGTGATAGCTGTGCCCGGGCGCCGAAGCATAAGGGGCATAGACCCCGGGGCCTTCCGGCGCTACGAAAGGCTCTACGCCGCCGCGTGGAGGCTTGTGCTCGCAGGCGACTGGCACGCAGCCGCCACCGTGAACGGCGTCGCCACAGCAATGGCCACGGACGATGAGCCGCGGAGGCTCCTAGTACTCCTGGCGGAGGACGGCGTAGAGGCTGTAGGGGTGTCCGGCAAGGGCCCCGCAGTCTACACCATCACGAGCAGCACGGACACAGTCCCCAGGATCAGGGCTGCGCTGGAGAAGGCAGTAGGAGCCCCCACCCTCGTCTCCAAGCTTCTCCCCTGCACCCAGGCCCCCCGCTAG
- a CDS encoding type II toxin-antitoxin system VapC family toxin: MSRRVFIDSSVFIEYGKNNPDAVRLVRRIMELAATPCINAIVFSEALYIHIRERSGKPPEALKRNPGLVRSVNLDDVERALFSCVVLEEDAEILKEAASPVKDYGLLPNDALILATAKRFGSQLATMDEYLKEVARRVGVDVVE, encoded by the coding sequence ATGAGCAGGCGAGTCTTTATTGATTCGAGTGTATTCATCGAGTACGGCAAAAATAATCCTGACGCTGTTAGGTTAGTGAGGAGGATCATGGAGCTGGCAGCGACGCCCTGCATAAACGCTATCGTGTTCTCTGAGGCTCTTTACATCCATATACGGGAGAGGAGTGGAAAGCCTCCGGAGGCGTTAAAGCGGAATCCAGGACTGGTCAGGTCTGTCAACCTCGATGACGTGGAGAGGGCGTTATTCTCATGTGTCGTCCTCGAGGAGGACGCAGAGATACTAAAGGAAGCGGCCTCGCCGGTCAAGGATTATGGCCTCCTACCTAATGACGCGCTTATACTTGCTACGGCTAAGCGGTTCGGCAGCCAGCTGGCTACTATGGATGAGTACCTGAAGGAGGTAGCCCGGAGGGTCGGCGTGGATGTTGTTGAATAG
- a CDS encoding phosphate ABC transporter ATP-binding protein encodes MAGYVLKAENLNIWFGNKHVIKNVSLEVPDKSVFALMGPSGSGKSTLLRAFNRLLDLYEDVHVEGHVYFDGIDIYAPNVDPTWVRRRIGMVFQHPNPFPHMSIYDNVAIGPRLNRMVKSKKELDELVRWALERAYLWDEVKDRLHMPAAKLSGGQKQRLSIARALALKPRLLLMDEPTANLDPVATEKIEELVLDLKKEIPIIIVTHNPQQAARIADYTAFLYYGELIEVGPTSRVFTEPRSKLTEKYLLRQL; translated from the coding sequence ATGGCCGGCTACGTGCTGAAAGCAGAGAACCTAAACATATGGTTCGGCAACAAGCACGTGATAAAGAACGTGAGCCTAGAGGTCCCAGACAAGAGTGTGTTCGCGCTCATGGGGCCCAGCGGCAGCGGCAAGTCAACGCTACTCCGCGCCTTCAATAGGCTCCTCGACCTCTACGAGGACGTCCACGTAGAGGGCCATGTATACTTCGACGGCATAGACATCTACGCGCCGAATGTTGACCCCACGTGGGTGCGGCGCCGCATAGGAATGGTGTTCCAGCACCCGAACCCCTTCCCCCACATGAGCATATACGACAACGTGGCTATAGGCCCCAGGCTGAACCGGATGGTGAAGAGTAAGAAGGAGCTAGACGAGCTAGTCCGCTGGGCCCTAGAGAGGGCGTACCTCTGGGACGAGGTGAAAGACCGCCTCCACATGCCGGCGGCGAAGCTGAGCGGCGGGCAGAAGCAGAGGCTAAGCATAGCCCGCGCCCTGGCACTAAAGCCCCGGCTACTCCTAATGGACGAGCCTACAGCAAACCTAGACCCGGTAGCCACGGAGAAGATAGAGGAGCTCGTGCTCGACCTAAAGAAGGAGATACCAATAATCATAGTGACGCATAACCCGCAGCAGGCGGCGCGCATAGCAGACTATACCGCGTTCCTCTACTACGGCGAGCTTATAGAGGTAGGGCCGACGAGCAGAGTATTCACAGAGCCACGCAGCAAACTCACAGAGAAATACCTACTACGCCAGCTCTAG
- the pstA gene encoding phosphate ABC transporter permease PstA, which yields MSSAAPRIEQRRRVANILGLAVFASLALLAVAPLAHIVYTVVVNGAKVIAKVGLLDFLTSPPQPQNPSNPGGIGPVLLGSAMLIALASAIGVSLALFAGVFVAEFRRAGISRLVLVLSLLLVEFPTILVGLYIYATVVQPMGTYSMLAGALALSLVMMPYVAVQVSEALRGVPHDLREAAFSLGVSRLKAVYRVILGIARRGIIVGVLIGIAKVAGETAPLLFTIGGAFNRPPTGLTEPGGAIPLLIYEFIQQPGPGYHELAWGASLVLLAIVFTIMVVARLLVKGVRL from the coding sequence GTGTCTAGCGCAGCCCCTAGGATAGAGCAGAGAAGACGCGTAGCTAACATCCTAGGCCTAGCAGTCTTCGCGTCACTAGCCCTCCTAGCAGTAGCGCCCCTAGCACACATAGTCTACACAGTGGTAGTCAACGGCGCCAAGGTGATAGCAAAGGTAGGGCTACTAGACTTCCTGACATCGCCGCCACAGCCCCAGAACCCAAGCAACCCTGGCGGTATAGGCCCTGTCCTGCTAGGCTCAGCTATGCTCATAGCGCTCGCCTCAGCCATAGGCGTGAGCCTAGCACTCTTCGCCGGCGTGTTTGTCGCCGAGTTCCGGCGCGCAGGGATATCGAGACTAGTACTAGTGCTCAGCCTCCTCCTCGTAGAGTTCCCAACGATACTCGTAGGCCTCTACATATACGCCACCGTGGTCCAGCCCATGGGCACCTACAGCATGCTGGCTGGCGCGCTAGCCCTCTCGCTGGTGATGATGCCGTACGTGGCTGTCCAGGTAAGCGAAGCGCTCCGCGGCGTCCCCCACGACCTGCGCGAGGCAGCCTTCAGCCTAGGAGTATCCCGACTCAAGGCAGTATACCGCGTAATACTGGGCATCGCCCGCCGCGGCATAATAGTCGGCGTACTGATCGGCATAGCCAAGGTGGCGGGCGAGACCGCGCCCCTACTCTTCACCATAGGAGGCGCCTTCAATCGGCCCCCCACGGGGCTCACAGAGCCCGGCGGCGCTATCCCCCTCCTCATCTACGAGTTTATACAGCAGCCTGGGCCGGGCTACCACGAGCTAGCCTGGGGCGCAAGCCTAGTCCTCCTAGCCATAGTGTTCACGATAATGGTGGTAGCCAGGCTCCTCGTGAAAGGGGTGCGGCTGTAG
- the pstC gene encoding phosphate ABC transporter permease subunit PstC, protein MERKPASRGRSRVFRLSLEGFLPRLRSRDDKRFFLLHLPIPLLVFLILTSMLAVILIKSLPVLEHEGLSIFTKNAWRAVEDNPEKEEYGLLAAIYGTLYTSVIAILIAAPLAVGLAVAIEELTPRRLRGAVAVLVDLMAATPTIVYGIWGATYLAPTMKEILGFMYQHFGWIPFFSERPVTGYTIATAGVMLGIMVVPYAAAVIREAYSMVPRHLREAAYSVGATKFETIRILLGAIKPSIIAGLILAFGRAMGETVAVSLVIGNSLDTPIAVSRPGVTVSSLIASMFKSASYYEYMESALFAGGLALFAIGLVVNTIGILYIKRWEEEISRV, encoded by the coding sequence TTGGAGAGGAAGCCGGCCTCCAGGGGCAGATCTAGGGTTTTTAGGCTAAGCCTAGAGGGCTTCCTGCCCCGGCTCCGTAGCCGGGACGACAAACGCTTCTTCCTACTACACCTGCCTATACCACTCCTAGTCTTCCTCATACTCACCTCCATGCTCGCAGTCATACTCATCAAGTCACTGCCCGTGCTGGAGCATGAGGGGCTATCGATATTCACCAAGAACGCGTGGAGGGCTGTAGAGGACAACCCTGAGAAGGAGGAGTACGGGCTGCTAGCCGCGATCTACGGCACACTCTACACAAGCGTAATAGCCATCCTCATAGCAGCGCCCCTAGCCGTGGGCCTAGCGGTCGCGATAGAGGAGCTTACCCCGAGGCGTTTACGGGGCGCAGTAGCCGTACTCGTAGACTTGATGGCGGCTACGCCCACGATAGTATACGGCATATGGGGCGCCACCTACCTAGCCCCCACCATGAAGGAGATACTAGGGTTCATGTACCAACACTTTGGCTGGATACCGTTCTTCAGCGAGCGCCCCGTAACCGGGTACACTATAGCAACAGCAGGCGTGATGCTCGGCATAATGGTGGTACCCTACGCGGCGGCAGTAATACGCGAAGCATACTCAATGGTTCCACGGCATTTGAGAGAGGCCGCGTACAGTGTGGGGGCGACTAAGTTCGAGACGATAAGGATACTACTCGGCGCGATAAAGCCGAGCATAATAGCTGGGCTAATCCTCGCCTTCGGCAGGGCTATGGGCGAGACGGTAGCAGTGAGCCTGGTTATAGGAAACTCGCTCGACACACCGATAGCAGTCTCAAGACCCGGTGTTACAGTGTCGAGCCTAATAGCCAGCATGTTCAAGTCAGCCAGCTACTACGAGTACATGGAGAGCGCGCTATTCGCCGGAGGCCTCGCACTGTTCGCCATAGGCCTAGTAGTCAACACGATAGGCATACTCTACATAAAGCGCTGGGAGGAGGAGATAAGCCGTGTCTAG
- the pstS gene encoding phosphate ABC transporter substrate-binding protein PstS encodes MNNKTILVLVGIFVVAAVVGLTLMGKSGEKAAPTSTAVPTATSTAPGGGAGKEVSLLGSGSTFVKPAMDMWISDFTAKNPGIAIEYTGGGSGKGVKDILNHLVDFAGSDPPLPRNKWEKYKGQILQFPVVLGAVAIVYNIPEIGNTQLNLTGEVIAKIYLGEIVYWDDPAIKELNPGVADKLPHKEIIAVHRSDSSGTTQIFTTFLAKTCKEWEDKVGIGKTVRWPVDKTGRGIGQEGNQGVTQAVKTTPYSIGYVELAYALRYGLPYARLQNPAGKFVAPSPETVSAAFAINNPPSPLDDWSSVAREFVYSSASPDAYPLAGQTFLIVWKKWDDPAKCNAMKAFIEYIGSQGQENLPEGYAPLPEQLKKVVSQAAQLLECGG; translated from the coding sequence TTGAACAACAAGACGATACTGGTACTGGTAGGCATATTCGTAGTAGCCGCTGTAGTCGGTCTAACCCTAATGGGTAAGAGTGGGGAGAAGGCCGCGCCAACATCTACAGCTGTGCCGACGGCTACATCGACCGCTCCGGGCGGAGGAGCCGGTAAAGAGGTAAGCCTGCTAGGCAGCGGCTCCACGTTCGTGAAGCCAGCTATGGATATGTGGATAAGTGACTTCACGGCAAAGAACCCGGGTATAGCTATAGAGTACACTGGCGGCGGCAGCGGGAAGGGAGTCAAGGACATCCTTAACCACCTCGTAGACTTTGCTGGTAGCGACCCGCCGCTACCGCGCAACAAGTGGGAGAAGTACAAGGGCCAGATACTACAGTTCCCCGTAGTACTAGGCGCGGTCGCGATAGTATACAACATACCAGAGATAGGCAACACCCAGCTAAACCTAACCGGCGAAGTAATAGCGAAGATATACCTTGGCGAGATAGTCTACTGGGACGATCCAGCCATAAAGGAGCTAAACCCCGGTGTCGCTGACAAGCTGCCACACAAGGAGATAATAGCAGTACACCGTAGCGACTCGAGCGGCACCACGCAGATATTCACAACATTCCTGGCTAAGACCTGCAAGGAATGGGAAGATAAAGTGGGCATAGGTAAGACCGTCCGGTGGCCGGTGGACAAGACGGGCCGCGGCATAGGCCAGGAGGGCAACCAGGGCGTGACGCAAGCAGTAAAGACGACACCCTACTCAATAGGCTATGTCGAGCTCGCCTACGCGCTAAGGTATGGGCTGCCCTACGCCAGGCTACAGAACCCAGCAGGTAAGTTCGTGGCGCCAAGCCCCGAAACAGTGTCCGCAGCATTCGCTATAAACAACCCGCCGAGCCCTCTCGACGACTGGAGCAGCGTAGCCAGGGAGTTCGTCTATTCGTCGGCGAGCCCAGACGCCTATCCGCTAGCAGGCCAGACATTCCTCATAGTATGGAAGAAGTGGGATGACCCAGCCAAGTGCAATGCGATGAAGGCATTCATAGAGTATATAGGATCACAGGGCCAAGAGAACCTACCCGAGGGCTATGCGCCGCTACCCGAGCAACTAAAGAAGGTAGTATCCCAGGCAGCTCAGCTCCTGGAGTGCGGCGGCTGA